ttattttaaaatttcgtgttttttctaactttgcagggttgttttttagagtgtaacaatgttgtacaaagttgtagagcagacaattacaaaaattttgatatatagacataaggggtttgcttataaacatcacaagttatcgcgattttacgaaaaaaagttttgaaaaagttactttttgcgtttctctttgtttcgtcgtccgtgtctgtcgcgggtgaccatgaacggccatgatcgatgacgaccaacttttttaaaactttttttcgtaaaatcgtgataacttgtgatgtttataagcaaaccccttatgtatatatatcaaaaattttgtaattgtctgctctacaactttgtagaacattgttacactctaaaaaataaccctgcaaagttagaaaaaacacgaaattttaaaatgaaaaattttgttctaaatgaaaaaatgacccttctgggacaatgtagattcgaaaagtacattaaatttcccataaaatgacatgttccaaaattttttacagtcgagtaacggaaaatgggagaatttttaaaacttttttagtgtttttttcgatgaaaaatacgttttttcggaattctgagtacgccatcaaatcgggcgtctaattttacataaaagtccctttgacaccaaatttctatctcatcaccgtttcaggctgcaaattattgaaaaacacctcttttttcgcatgttcaaaaatggaaggggtcgtaccgcccctccgtcacgagatatcaaaaaacggacctcggattcgtgatcagggacaaaagttaccccttaggacaaagtttcacgcaaatcgaagaggggtcggggcaactgctgtgtgagttggcggagaattacccattcacTATATTAAACAATCAATTTGTAAGTAAGATACTTAGAATGAATTGTAAAACTATGTCCTaaatattgaattgaatttaggaGCGCTACGTCAGGCCATAATCGGTCAAGTACGAGTTTAATCTGCTGACATTGGTTGGAGAAGGATAAGCAGATTTGAAGACTAATGTAAGTTGTTTACATTTAAATTGGAATTTATagtaataaaggaatttagctTTTAGCAATATGAACATCAAATAAACGGTGTTTTCGCTCAACGGAACTTCAATATCCTCCCCAACAAACTAAAAGATTGTTTCATCATTATGCCAACAAGTGCTTCCGAACTGACCCGCTGTCGCGGATGGTCGCCGGAAAAGGCTGGCGAACCAATTGATAAAGCGAGGACTAGATCGAGCAAAATCAACGACCTGCGGTCCAAACTGCAGCGGGTGAAGTTGGATGCACAACAGATCATCGCGGACAAGCAGCTGGAGTTTTTGAAACAGCGCGAGGAACTCGAACGGAATCACGAGAACGCAATGTTTCAGCTGCAACTGGAAGAGAAGAGGTGCAAGGAGTTCTACCGGATGCGAAGAGATGAGCTGATCAATGAAAGCACCAAGGAATGCAGTGGGAAGTCGCATTTAAGTACGCACAACTACGAGAATGGTTGGCAAGAGCAGCAACGGATGCGCCAAAGTTCGAGAATGGATTTCGATCGAATGGGGATAGTTGAGCAGGCTGATCAAGCGAGTTTATCCAAGACGACGGCTGGGGCAGGCGCCAAACAGGACGGCAGCAGGCCAACAGTTGGTGAACGTGTTTCTCCGGGTAGGGCGTTGGAAATAAACAATCGCAAAGATGCAGTACTCATATCTCCGTTGCGAGAAACGAAATGTCCCAAATTCGAGACAATTCGCCAGGGTGAAGCAGCTTTGCCAAGTCAATCGTGTGTTGGCCCGGTGAATACGGGTTCGAGTACAACTGCGCGATCTCCAGAGATGCTGCTTTCTTCGAATGGATCAACATCATATCCATCAGGGGAACATCCAACCCACCCGGGTAGTACATTGCCCAAACCGAGCGGcggaccatcgtcgtcgtcgtcgacagcTGACCAGGAACTTAGCGGTCAGCGAATAGCGATGACGAAGACACCTAACAAGAAGACCGTGTTTTCGTCACAAATTTCACATGTGAGGAAACGGGACGAGACAGCATTACGTTGTCTTGAGATGGAGTCATACAGCAGTACAACTCCTGACAGCAACTCGTACGATTCTCCAAACCAGACGTGGCTACAACAACAATCACCGGGTTTCGAGGACGAGGCGAGTTTCGATAGGGCGCACTCTCAGGAGAAGGCGCTGAAGACGTCTGAAGAGGAAGTGGCTATCCAAGCACAGTCGTGCTTACTCTTCTCAGCGGTCTTCACCTACGATACTCCGAGGACCTGCCACTCGTCGTGTTTACAGTTGGCCAGTCTGAAGGAACGCGAGTCGGTGCAAGAAAGGAGTGTCCAGCATATGAATCGACAACGCCAGAACCGAGAGGACAGTCGCTTGCCCGAAATCCTAACAGCCACCGAACACCAGATAATAGCATACAAGGCACTGGAGGACGGGAAAGCTGGGATGAAAGCGGAAGTCACCGGAGGATTAGATTATTTCCGGTTTCGGTGGTCTGGTATGAAGAAACAAGCCGTGCTGCAAGTCATCCTACGCTTATCTTCAACGGTAGTGCGAGAACGTCGTCCAGGACAAATCACAGCGACGGAGACTCGACACGGAAGGAGAGTGAGCAGTATGCTGAACCAGTTGGGGCGACAGAGGGTCGACGTCAACAGTGCTTTCTACGATGGGATGACGCTGAGCACGTGTAATACGGAACCAGTTTTAAGAACACATGGACGATCACCTTCTGTGTCGTACGACAGCGGACGAAGATTAGTAGTGGACGTCACTTGGCACCAGACCCTGAACTTGATACTTTTTTGGGCTACCGGAATGGATGCATTGAGTCGAGAGGTGACGTCGGTAAGGCTTGTGGTGGACCGGCTTCGGCAGTCAACCAAACGGATCGCTCGAAACATCTATCGAACTGCGTTGCGCCGGGTGCTGGTCAAGTCTCAACGCAGAGTACATCATTACCACGTCGATCCAGGAGAACGAACACCGATTTTCATACGGGTCGGGGTTCGTCGTCTACTAGTAGCGAGCCTTATGGGACGGAAGACTAAACTGAAATTGGGCATCGAGAGGAACAATGAGCTGGGAACCCGAGAAGATGAGCAGCTGAACTTGGCAGGACTTCAAGGTGTGGGCGGAAGGAAGCAGCAACCGGTGGAAAGGCCTACAAATGTAGTCGTGAGTACAATCAGTGATAGAAGGTTCCACCGATGGTACGGGTCGGGGAATGTTACGGCGTCTACCACCGGTTCCCTATGGCCAGGTTGCAGCGCAGCGTTGCCTTGGTCGTTCCTACAAGGCGCCGCCGCGGGTGCCCGAAACGTCACATTGGACAGGTCGGCAGTAAATGTCAAAAGGTTTGGGTCGATTGATCGGTGATTGACGATGTGTGGGTTGCATGAGAAAAAGTGGTAGGCACGATGTAGGAGCGATTGTTTAAAGATATTCACTATATTAAACAATCAATTTGTAAGTAAGATACTTAGAATGAATTGTAAAACTATGTCCTaaatattgaattgaatttaggaGCGCTACGTCAGGCCATAATCGGTCAAGTACGAGTTTAATCTGCTGACATTGGTTGGAGAAGGATAAGCAGATTTGAAGACTAATGTAAGTTGTTTACATTTAAATTGGAATTTATagtaataaaggaatttagctTTTAGCAATATGAACATCAAATAAACGGTGTTTTCGCTCAACGGAACTTCAATATCCTCCCCAACAAACAGCATATCCAGCATCAACAACAACAGTCCCAGCAACGTCAACACCAACCCCAGCAGCATCAACATCAAtcccaacaacagcaacaacttcATCAACTCCAGCAACCCTATCAAgaccaacaacagcaacagcaacatcaACAACTTCAGCAACCATCTCTACAGCAACACCAACAACACACATTTCAACACCTACAGCAGCCGCAACAAGCCCACCCCCtccagcaacaacagcaacagcaacatcaacaacatcaaCCACAACCCCATCAACAACATCATCAAAATCTACAGCAACAACTACAAGCCCAGTCCCACCAACAACAGCAACCACAATTTCACCAGCAACACCCACCGGCACAACAGCAACCACAACTTCATCAACAGCCCACCCAAGCTCAGCTAATACATAGAAGCGCACAGGTATACAGTGAAACACCTAGCTGGATGCTCCGGCCAGCGCAACGTAGCTCTTTTTCGAAAACAGGAAATTTTATGAACTAATGACGCCTTCATGTGAAGCTAgcgataatttaattttgacaaGTCCAACCACTGCGTctaataatttaattgaaattttgacttACTGTCAAAACTTCAATAGAATGAAAAGTGCCGCAAAAATCGACACTATTAATCAAGCTATCAGTGGATGCCTTTATACTGCTATTCTTGGCACGGAGACCAGTTGGGACGCTAGTATTTTAAGCGAAGAGGTTTTCTCTAGCAACTTTAATGTATTCAGGAATGATAGAAATCTGTTATCATCCGGGAAAAAGTCAGGAGGCGGCGTTTTAGTCGCCATTAAAACCGATTTTGACTCAGAAAAACTTGATTCTGacgtttttgcacattttgaacaCGTATGGGTCAAAGCTCAGATTGCAAAAGAGACTCACATCTTTGCATCTGTGTATTTCCCCCCGTTATCGCCACTCAGCTCATATGAAAATTTCTTCAGGAACGCTGAATAAATTATCTCCAGTCTAGATCCCGAATCCAAAATACATTTGTATGGCGATTTCAATCTCGGTGCTGTCGACTTCATGGTTGACGCAGAAAACGAGTCTATTCTTATTCCCATCTTAGGGGAAAGTGATAGATTAcaattaatttttgataaaatgtactcTCTCGGCCTAAATCAAATTAAtcatgttaaaaatcaaaataatcgcTTTCTTGATCTTCTTTTTACTAATATGACTGAAGACTTCTGTGTGACTGAAGCAAATAATCCACTTTGGAAAAATGAAGCTCATCACACAGCAattgaattttcacttttcgtGCATAAGGCTAATAACAGACCAGATGGTTCAGATTACGAAGAAATTCCTGATTACAATAATGCCAATTATCCCTTAATCAAACGTAGACTATTAGAAGTTGATTGGAAAGCATTACTAGAGAAAGAAACGAACATCGAGCTAGCAGTTAACACTTTCTATAGCATTATATACGACATCCTCGATGAAAGCGTCCCAATACGAAGAAAAAGACGCACAATTGACAAACACCCGCCTTGGTTTACAAGAGAggttaaaaaccttaaaaatagaaaacaaaaagctCACAAAGCTTACAAAAGCAATAGCCAAAAACTTGATGAGTATCTACAAATATGCAGTCAGTTAGAAGTCACCatccaatttgaatttgaaaagtaTCATAGAAAGGTAGAATCGGAAATCAAGAGTGATTCcaagcagtttttcaattttgtcaaatcaaaattaaaaagtagtAATTTTCCGTCAAATATGTCTCTCGAcaataaaattggcaaaaacagTGCAGAAATTTGTGAATTATTcgcaaacttttttgaaagcGTATACACCtcttttgatgaaaacgatCGCGACCGAAGCTACTTTTCCTTTATACCCCAAGCGAATAACGAAATAACAGTCGATAGCTTATCCTTAGATGAAATTCAGGCGGCTCTTGACCAGGGTCGCTAAAAAATCGCTTCGCGCGATCAATGAGTGAAGATGTACACACACAGTAAGCGCCACTGTTCTCAAGAAAAAACAACGCGTTGCTAGTCCCGCTGTGTAACCAAGAAGGAACTCACACCAAACCGATCGTTCACAATCATCCACTGGGTGGATCTCACCCGATTCGCGTCGTCAAGGGGTTTGTTTATTTGGGACCGCAACGAATCTTGAATCGCGAGCGGAGAGCGATTTCCAAAAATCGCGACTTGTAACAATCCATGATTGTTACAAGAGACGAGGTTTGTAGGCTTCCGCAAGGCTAACATGTGCTATTAAATACACCCTGTACACTGAATCCGTTCTTTGGTGCTGTTTTAAAAGTTATCTTTTCTCgcctttttcaagaatattgtaaaaaaatcgtgAGGTTTTTTTATATGTCCTGTAAACAAGCAAACCAATTTCTTAAAAGAAACATCAAATCTCTTGCTAGAATTGCATTGCGTAAGCAAGCAAAAAGAAAACACGTGGCGCGCAAATCACAGTAACCAATGAGGAAATTCGCGCCGACAAGACCACCCCGGCGCTCACTGGGTTCCACCTTCAGTGATTGCTAGGAAAAGCAATCGGTAGCGCTCTCTGTGCGACAGCAAATGTTGAGTCGCGGGTTGTTACAAGAGACGACTCGAGAGAGTCATGAAGGTTTTCTCTCTcgagataaaaaataaactttcagtCAGAGGTTGTTACGATCGCAGATTGTTACAACCCATGATTGTCGCCGAATCAGCTCTTGTTCGCGCTCCATGCACCCCTGCTCTTGACAGTTCAAAAAGTACCGGACCAGATGGAATAtctccaaaatttgcaaaaaatgtagccTCTGAACTGGCTTCTCCGCTTTATTGGCTATTTAATCTATCATTAAAATCAGGAATATTCCCAAGTGCTTGGAAGAAATCATATTTAGTTCCAATTTTCAAATCCGGTAAAAAATCTGACGTGAAAAACTACCGTGGAATTGCTCTTATTTCATGTATTCCCAAGCTCTTTGAGGCAATAGTTAACAACAAAATGTTTGCTCAATTAAAAGACTACATAACACAAAAACAGCATGGATTTTTCAAAGGGCGCTCAACCGCAACTAATCTTCTCTCGTTCGTAAACTACACATTGAATGAAATGGATAACAAAAACTCTGTACAGACACTCTATACTGACTTTAGCAAAGCCTTCGACAGAGTGGACATTCCTATGCTTCTTTTCAAATTGGATAAAATCGGAGTTGATTCTAATCTACTTTCATGGCTTAAATCTTACTTAACAAAACGCACGCAATGTGTTAAATTTAATGGCCTCATATCTAGGCTCATCAATGTTACTTCCGGGGTACCTCAAGGCTCTCATTTAGGCCCATTACTTTTTATTCTTTACGTAAATGATGTATCCTTTATATTTAAGCACATCAACGTTTCGATTTACGCAGATGACATGAAattgtttatgaaaattaaagacGAAACTGACGCTTCAAGATTCCAGAACGAAATCAATATATTCTTTGAATGGTGCTGTCGTAGCCTTTTACAACTTAacattaaaaagtgtacatcgATCTTGTTcagcagaaaaataaataagccAAATATAAACGTAAAACTAGACAACCAGATAGTTGAAACCTGTTCAAATGTTAGAGATTTAGGAGTCATACTTGATTCTAAAATGACTTTCATCGAACATTACAACACGATGGTATTCAAAGCAACTAATATGCTCAACTTCATAAAACGATTCAGTTATAACTTTAAGGACCCCTATacattgaaaacattgttcatagCTTATGTTCGCTCTATTCTTGAATATTGTAGCGTCGTGTTGAGTCCACACATCAAAACATACGAAACCCGTATTGAATCagtgcaaaaacaatttttactatTTGCTCTTCGTAAACTAGGGAGGACAGTGTTTCCTCTTCCTTCGTATATTGCACGCTGTATGTTAATAAGCTTAGAAACACTTGTAAAGCGTCGTGAATTCGCATCTCTCTCGTTCGTAAATGATCTTATTGCAAACCGAATTAATTCTCCAGAGTTgttacaaacattaaatttctatgAACCCACACGCGTATTGAGAGCACGTGAGCCTTTCGCATTGCATTTCCACAGAACTGACTACGCTAAACACGGGCCCATGAATAGAATGATGGAAACttataacaaatataataacaTAATCGATTTCACAATGACAAAATCCACCATGAAAAAACAGTTCTACAATCAAAGATAGATGTTCCCCCCTTGTAATTAGAAACTAAGCAACGACCATGTAGTCTACGTATGTTtgacgaataaataaataaatggtatgtcgattctgtcaaatgccttactaaagtctgtgtaaattgcttctacgaaattgcgattatgcattgcattcagtgtaaaatttccaaattctaaaaggttggtgctagtagagcggcctttaaaaaagccgttctgtttacatgtgatgcggttttttacttgctgaaagattttttcatttataatagattcgaaaagttttggaataacTACGTCTGATTTTGGGCCTGTCTTGAaaataggcaccaaaaaagactttttccatGTTTGTGGGAATTTTCCAGTATTTATTGACATGTTGAAAAGATGATGCAGTGGAAATGTCAATTCTTCTGCAAGGTTCTTTAGGAATGCAGGTGCTATTCCGTCGGGTCCTGGTCCTTTTGATGAGTCTGAGTCCCTCAATGCCTGGCGTACTTCCGTTTCTGACAAAGAATTGACTGAGACGTCATTTGGAAATTCCTgtatacagccattccacgtcaaacaggaagtctccaaatcaaaagtgctccgatttggctcaaatttggagtgggggttccttggcccaaataattagacccgtatttttttgtttggcgattagggtggtccaatccgaaatagggtggtccaaaaaatggcatttttcgtcgattttcgcaaaaaccacaattttcaaaaaatcatatctccgaaacggctgaaccaattttagagcgccacaattcaaaagaaaggttattagttagGCCGCGCACTAAAAAGGGAAAAtgacaatagagttatctaagcccgatctcacgcacactagcaccccatttgttttgctggcgggtacaaaatttaacctcaatctttttcgtgtacgtacacgcaatacatgcgcacgtagataactctataacgggtaaaaatccacttttttcactaaaactgcgataacataaaattttcggCGAAGACCtttacatgtctgggtaccaaaagttgcgtctttcaattacgaaaattttggttaccagacatgtataggtcatcgctgaaattttaaagttatcgcagttttagttttttgccgatttcatcattttccggtttttgcgcgcggcgcgtcgaaaaacccagtttttatgttaaaaaaatcatatctccgaaacgtgttaatggatatccgcaaatttttgatatgttatgtaaaatattacaaggaatcagggaaaaatattttcagacatgggctctttggtcccgtgaccttgaaatcggcaaatgaaattttcatagttccttttcaaatattcagctagttttttttggacctcaacatatttttgcttaaaagcccaactaataacctttcttttgaattgtggcgctctaaaattggttcagccgttccggagatatgattttttgaaaattgtggtttttgcgaaaatcgacgaaaaatgccattttttggaccaccctatttcggattggaccaccctaatcgccaaacaagaaaatacgggtctaattatttgggccaaggaacccccactccaaatttgagccaaatcggagcacttttgatttggagacttcctgtttgacgtggaatggctgtatatatgaaaagtagtcgcggtcgcggtcttcttcggaaaatgaggtgtataattctttgaaaatttctgaaaaaagattgcaaatttcttttgagttactgcctacattttcgtccagttgcatttgcgatgggaaattactacttttggatttggattttacgtaccatcagtgggggtgactattagggtgtaatatcaaactcaattttccagcccagcattattttagttccttttggggtcctaaacaactccccaaagtttgggaacgattggtttagtcctcactttgcgcaaagcgattcaattttccatacaaatttgtatgggaaaaatcttttttttttttaattttgatatttaaaaaatccaagtttcacgctatactaaaaccggattcatattcatattcggatgctccggaatgtgctttacaactttcccgaagagagtatggtgctaacttgctcctataaaaagatatagcgtgttcaaaactcgtctaaaacgtgttttttgatcgaaaatcacaTATTAGATTTTgataccttaaatgccaatagtttgaaaattgacctaatctcaccccttagagggggtgacattgggtcaaatgaaactaaaatgatgctcaaatacaacgatatggtaaaaacaagtcatccaacagcgtttcttgttcgagggaatcgtatcgACACGCTACaatgcactatgggccatctccatacaaacaggcggccaaattatttttttgctttttattttttttttcatacaaatttgggtaattgtatggtattgaaatgatatacgtccatttttatgacttttcatgtttttcaatagttgattgtttataataaatagtcttttcatacatttgcaagtgcaacagaattgcgtatatattattatattgttaaattatggataagctaatacatccccactttaaggacacaacccctccctcctctttcttccccccccccctctcctcctccccatcaacaaaattttgttaagcgtaataaatttattttaagtcaaatatttattatttactgctgtgtgtttctttttgtgagtccatgccatataactatatagagtttgtgacagcttcagggaatgttaaaggtactttttatgatgttttgtattaaccaacatagaacttaaatgtggatcagtttcatggattgatcgcagaaattcatcatgctaagtcaacattttgctgaatactttttccggtatcaaactgagattctccagtttaacttgagaaacttcggtacgaataccttattttgactaaggtactcaatttgatatgtaggcaacagaaaattccaataaagtcatttcgaacttcttgaaaccaggtacctattgatttttgaagcgacgatggccacgaagtaggtagcaaagcaagtgaaataaacgggcgcatatgtagattgcagcaaattttgataaaacgtaaatgttcaaaatggcatatctccgaaaacgcaacaaatcgcaggctggaaatttcagcaatgttagattataatccaatctttcaagtgatcttagtttcatgtttagcatcggttagcaaaaaaaagtactcgattaacaaacacaaaaaaatatgatttgtcaaaaaaaatgctccagtttttcgatgaaaactccagtttttggtttggaaacaacattttatctattaatagtttcaaagcttatctcattacctttccaacgatgtatatttgtcctaataaaacatttaaaatggctgagctatgttaaaattaaacaatcagccttttttacgaaaaacgctagttttttactcattttttttgactttcagcttgcgtatctccgtaatgaacaaacttagctttgaaaatttggatttttcttagttagaatgtttattttcgagaaaaaaataccaaaaaatatttggagaaggtcacttttttgaaacttggccacccaatgtaccatagtgcaatgtttgaagtggagattttcaaacatttgggtagttttcgagcaattctaacaaaaatattagaaaaattatttttcaagaggtcatttttggccaaaaacgtaccccaactttaggaatgtgccaaaataacaggatttgttctaggaacgagattttttcagcgaagtcatcttaagatgtcccctacacaacctttttaacagaattcagtttcattgagaataacctgaaaaatggtaaaatccgtaaaaaatcactttgacccaatctcacctagagatcctaaatagggagactggacgaagtgaatttgacgtacccaaacaaacgcgagtttgacgtatccaaacgtgCATTTGCCTTtgcgcccagcaaaacttatcagtgttgccaagctcaaaacatacgttgccagatcgatttagcaagcttagaccagtctccctatttagggtctctaatcTCACCcgcaccccccagacccaatgtcacctccACTGACggtaattaaagaattttttcgggcatgatttgacttcagattcgactttactattatatttttcgttggcagaattgagtgccgaaaaaaaatggtcggaaATATTTAGATAATTCAGAAcatttgtgtcatttgtattatttctgtataatttgtaggctttttgttttttattttttaaatttctttgctGACTGTTCCGTAAGGCGTACGATGGGCGGCTTCATTGGGTCAAGACAGAACATGCTGTCTGTGATTTCAGGAGTTGATGATGGCTGCGGTGTGGTGGCGTTCAGAGGTGTGATGATTGGCGTTTTTTCTTTCTGGTAGGGGTTGATGGTTTCCCCTTTCCGGAAGTTGATGAAGTTTGGATTCGATGAAAATTCGACCCTTTTGCCccggtatttaaaaacgtggcttttatagaaaacctagatgtatgagtatcaaaagatcggaaatgttttgccctttccgatgccacataggttgacttgtgaattgtggaccggttcggatgccgtcGGATTTCcgacggtgttatacccactccagaatgtttatttagtaattctatggtaatacattgacatttagttaaattgaaagtttgcaaaattaagtttagataattttttttatagaatttccagcgttctataaacttttatactaaggaattagtaaactttatattcaatccaaattatttttttaatcagtcaaggatgcctatttggagttgggagacttgatttatgatgatttgtcaacaaataactttatttatgtaattttttcgaaatgtgtacaaactttttttgcacctttttttgatttttgtaatagtatttgttatataactttttatagaaaacatcttttcatgagctttttgtagcaaaatgttcggcatgagtttctgaacgtagtactaggattctgtcaaactttaagggtgcacagcaaccaaagaagttgttgtcttcttattccaaatttgtcaaacttacggacccaatcctgaaagaatctgattgtcaaaatggtcaaactttattgtaaataactttgaagactgtaatttaggggatgaataaaaaatcatatcgatagttcccgtatttttgaagatactaaaatgtctgtaacagaaatctgggtgcaaaagcgatggttgatgtgtaccgttaagttattgcatgtttcatcacaaaatgtgcatagtgcccaaggggtgtaaatactttttttacatactgtaatatatacagcaattccccacgaaaacagcatgattcgaaaaaaaagttctccgatcgggctcagaatttttctgggggatccttggccgaaataattcgacccgtatttttttgtttggccattagggtgacctaaaaaaattgcaattttcgtcgattttcgcaaaaaccactttttttcaaaaaatcatatctccgcgccatttcatccgattttagctgtc
This is a stretch of genomic DNA from Culex pipiens pallens isolate TS chromosome 1, TS_CPP_V2, whole genome shotgun sequence. It encodes these proteins:
- the LOC128093162 gene encoding uncharacterized protein LOC128093162, producing the protein MPTSASELTRCRGWSPEKAGEPIDKARTRSSKINDLRSKLQRVKLDAQQIIADKQLEFLKQREELERNHENAMFQLQLEEKRCKEFYRMRRDELINESTKECSGKSHLSTHNYENGWQEQQRMRQSSRMDFDRMGIVEQADQASLSKTTAGAGAKQDGSRPTVGERVSPGRALEINNRKDAVLISPLRETKCPKFETIRQGEAALPSQSCVGPVNTGSSTTARSPEMLLSSNGSTSYPSGEHPTHPGSTLPKPSGGPSSSSSTADQELSGQRIAMTKTPNKKTVFSSQISHVRKRDETALRCLEMESYSSTTPDSNSYDSPNQTWLQQQSPGFEDEASFDRAHSQEKALKTSEEEVAIQAQSCLLFSAVFTYDTPRTCHSSCLQLASLKERESVQERSVQHMNRQRQNREDSRLPEILTATEHQIIAYKALEDGKAGMKAEVTGGLDYFRFRWSGMKKQAVLQVILRLSSTVVRERRPGQITATETRHGRRVSSMLNQLGRQRVDVNSAFYDGMTLSTCNTEPVLRTHGRSPSVSYDSGRRLVVDVTWHQTLNLILFWATGMDALSREVTSVRLVVDRLRQSTKRIARNIYRTALRRVLVKSQRRVHHYHVDPGERTPIFIRVGVRRLLVASLMGRKTKLKLGIERNNELGTREDEQLNLAGLQGVGGRKQQPVERPTNVVVSTISDRRFHRWYGSGNVTASTTGSLWPGCSAALPWSFLQGAAAGARNVTLDRSAVNVKRFGSIDR